The uncultured Cohaesibacter sp. genome segment TTTTGTGCGCAATATTGGTCTGCTGATGGAGCTGTCCGATGTCATGATTGGCAAACCGGGGCCGGGTTCGGCCTTTGAAGCGGTGGCCAAAGGGGTGCGGACCATTCTGGAAGTCAATGCCGGGACCATGCCACATGAACTCGACAATGCCCGGATGATTGCGGAGGAGTTTGGCGGCACTTCTTTTTCAAAGGAAGCTGAATTGCTGAGCGCTGTCGCCCAAGCCCCACGCCGCCAACAAGGGGGGGCAGGAGGTGGGCCTCCTTTTCGCAGCGATCTGGAATTTGCCGAAATCTTCAACCGCTTTCTGGATGAAGCCAAGGGCTAGGCCCTCATTCGAACAGGCCCATACGCGCGCAGACGATCTTTGCACAGTGTCAGACCCGACTGTGCGTTGCTGGTGCGATTTTGTTTGATCAAGATTGAACAGGGCGCCCGTGCGTCGAAGGCGATGATGCGCCTTAGATAACGCGCACGACCCACGCCAGAACATCCTTAAGGACGGCCTGAGAGGCGGCATCGATGCCAGCAACGCCTTTGGCGGAGCTTGACAGATTGGCCGGTGCAGTGGCGCTGAATTGACGGCTGGCGCGGACACGGCCATTGCGGTCATTGATGATTTTGACCGACAGGGCGACTCGGGCCTTGGCCCCATTGTCATCAACCAGCTCGAAGGCACGGATGGTGGTGACGATCTTGTAGTCCACCACAACACCGTCACCGGGTTTGGCAATGGACCGGATACGGCCGGAATTCTCGAAAGTCTGGATCAGCTTTTCCTGCAACACGCGGGTCAGGCGGTCGCTCCACTGAGCATCGCCAAAATAGGTGATTTCAGCGGCATTGGGACGCACAACGATCATTTCGCTGTCAAGGGATTTCAGGGCTGTTGGGGTGGCAACCAAAATCTGGGCGTTGCTGCGCCCGGAGATGCCTTCAAAGCTGCGGGGCGCGCTGAGATCGTAAGTGGTCAACTGCTTGCCGCCGCCCAAGACAGAGCAGGCAGCAAGGGCAACGCACATACCACTGAGCGCTAGAGACCGCTTCACAGTTCTTACCAGCAACAAATTCGAACCCCAATTCCCAAATCAAATGAATTGGCCCTACTCTAATCGAGTGGCTGATCATGCCAACCAGTTTTTGGCTCTGTGCGCAGTTTTTTGGCTTCTTTGTGCCAAATTGTCACAAATCAGGGCTCGCAATCTCGGCTATTCTAACCCGCAGGTGGGGATTCCAGTCGACCGCTGCCTCAGAGATCTGCTTGAACGCTTGCCCTGTTGGCTTTGAACAGGTCCCACCCACACTTTGCAAA includes the following:
- a CDS encoding ABC-type transport auxiliary lipoprotein family protein, translated to MKRSLALSGMCVALAACSVLGGGKQLTTYDLSAPRSFEGISGRSNAQILVATPTALKSLDSEMIVVRPNAAEITYFGDAQWSDRLTRVLQEKLIQTFENSGRIRSIAKPGDGVVVDYKIVTTIRAFELVDDNGAKARVALSVKIINDRNGRVRASRQFSATAPANLSSSAKGVAGIDAASQAVLKDVLAWVVRVI